A single genomic interval of Spinacia oleracea cultivar Varoflay chromosome 6, BTI_SOV_V1, whole genome shotgun sequence harbors:
- the LOC110802533 gene encoding telomere repeat-binding protein 5, whose translation MLQKRLLDYGFSGYQVPFIPRAARSARKRGLIREKAADNLSAFDLLATVAGKLLEGESSQHTPDEKDQLGNAQDVVMQEQDEGNLCVKDEHCDKGINLEIGLQVEDHDCIVKEISGPRNDASPAPASVITSSHCLEKDDFLVKMDVNDDKSDFCSHSRNTEGYAPGHTDSSIRNGNESPEEHDGKGEILSGNGLDMHCSEDPEFFDGDSPAVASSDCSIKLSLGVDHYPCRDNNNVKVVTRDDDENSSECTQPSTMKAARLPARIGDRRIRKLLASKYWRVKDGDHSDTGLRCIYRSRRTGYKRQRSQRIYPFKKRKFYHYSSLSNSDGDTGCKANGSSSCVAGQSTSFASRESHVKLRIKSFRVPELIIEMPETATIGDLKRSVLETLTALIEGGLRVGVRHQGKKIRDDNRTLVQSGICHDDNVESLGFILEPNPSHISTPVSSDNSLMLSTDVPQPVSRCPITSANNDGAYHDHMVTNLGNLVESDHDSAPSPAETTAEKGAVDFRALVALPEGTPQALAVVQSHQKSKRSEMAQRRIRRPFSVTEVESLVQAVEKLGTGRWRDVKLRAFDNVKHRTYVDLKDKWKTLVHTARISPQQRRGEPVPQDLLDRVLAAHSYWSQQQAKQQLKQPSDACLLL comes from the exons ATGTTGCAGAAGAGGTTGTTAGATTACGGATTCAGTGGATATCAGGTGCCTTTCATCCCTAGAGCTGCTAGGTCTGCTAGG AAGAGAGGCTTAATTCGAGAGAAAGCTGCGGACAATCTGTCTGCATTTGATTTACTGGCTACTGTAGCTGGGAAATTGCTCGAAGGAGAAAGTTCTCAGCACACACCAGACGAGAAAGATCAGCTCGGCAATGCTCAAGATGTCGTCATGCAGGAGCAAGATGAGGGAAATTTGTGTGTGAAAGATGAGCATTGTGATAAAGGGATTAATTTGGAGATTGGATTACAAGTTGAGGATCATGATTGCATTGTGAAGGAAATTTCAGGTCCTCGAAATGATGCTTCTCCAGCTCCGGCTTCTGTAATAACCTCGTCTCATTGCCTAGAGAAGGATGATTTTCTTGTTAAGATGGATGTGAATGATGACAAGAGTGATTTCTGCAGTCATTCCAGGAACACAGAGGGATATGCTCCTGGTCATACAGATTCTAGTATTCGTAATGGAAATGAATCTCCAGAAGAACATGATGGCAAAGGAGAGATACTGTCAGGCAATGGGCTTGATATGCACTGTTCAGAGGATCCTGAATTTTTCGATGGGGATTCTCCTGCAGTAGCCAGTTCAGATTGTAGTATCAAACTGTCTTTGGGCGTGGATCACTACCCTTGTAGGGATAATAATAATGTAAAAGTAGTTACTAGAGATGATGACGAAAATTCTTCTGAGTGTACTCAACCTAGCACAATGAAAGCCGCTAGGTTGCCTGCACGTATAGGTGATCGTAGAATAAGGAAGCTGCTGGCTTCCAAGTATTGGAGAGTAAAGGATGGGGATCATTCCGATACTG GATTACGCTGCATTTACCGTAGCAGGAGGACTGGTTATAAACGTCAGAGATCTCAGAGGATCTATCCTTTCAAGAAGAGGAAGTTCTATCACTATAGCTCATTATCTAATTCTGACGGAGATACTGGATGTAAAG CCAATGGTTCTTCATCATGTGTTGCTGGCCAGAGCACATCCTTTGCATCCAGGGAATCCCACG TGAAGCTGAGGATCAAGTCCTTTAGAGTGCCGGAACTTATTATTGAGATGCCTGAGACAGCTACTATTGGTGACCTTAAG AGGTCGGTATTGGAAACTTTGACTGCCTTAATTGAAGGTGGACTGCGTGTTGGGGTGCGCCATCAAGGAAAAAAGATCAGAGACGATAACAGAACACTTGTGCAGTCTGGTATCTGTCATGATGACAACGTAGAATCTCTGGGTTTCATTCTGGAGCCCAACCCTTCACATATCAGTACACCTGTTTCTTCTGACAATTCTCTCATGCTCTCTACTGATGTGCCTCAGCCTGTATCAAG GTGTCCTATTACGAGTGCAAATAATGACGGAGCTTATCATGATCATATGGTGACGAATTTGGGCAATTTAGTAGAAAGTGATCATGATTCAGCTCCTTCACCTGCTGAAACCACAGCAGAGAAAGGTGCAGTAGATTTCCGAGCTTTAGTTGCCCTTCCTGAGGGCACCCCACAGGCACTGGCCGTAGTTCAATCTCATCAAAAATCTAAACGATCTGAGATGGCACAACGTAGAATTCGTCGACCTTTCTCTGTAACCGAAGTTGAGTCTTTAGTCCAAGCAGTCGAGAAGCTTGGCACTGGAAG GTGGCGGGATGTTAAACTAAGAGCATTCGATAATGTGAAGCATCGAACCTACGTTGATTTGAAG GATAAGTGGAAAACATTGGTGCACACGGCAAGAATATCCCCTCAGCAAAGGAGGGGAGAGCCTGTTCCTCAAGATCTGCTGGACAGGGTGTTGGCTGCCCATTCTTACTGGTCTCAACAGCAAGCTAAGCAACAGCTCAAACAACCATCCGATGCCTGCCTCCTCCTTTGA